From the genome of Deltaproteobacteria bacterium, one region includes:
- a CDS encoding DUF4258 domain-containing protein → MDINKIRQNIEKGSYDVSKHAEEERRNDALEMAQVKEAILTGKIIEDYPNDPRGPSCLILGYGRGAPIHVVCGEYDSGKTLLITVYKPDPLLWDENFEKRRG, encoded by the coding sequence GTGGACATTAACAAGATACGTCAAAATATCGAAAAGGGCTCTTATGATGTCTCGAAGCACGCGGAGGAGGAGCGCAGAAATGACGCTCTTGAAATGGCGCAAGTGAAAGAAGCGATCCTGACAGGGAAAATCATCGAGGATTATCCGAATGATCCGCGCGGGCCCTCCTGTCTGATTCTTGGATATGGCCGCGGGGCGCCCATTCATGTGGTTTGTGGAGAATATGACTCGGGCAAGACGTTGCTGATTACGGTTTATAAACCGGATCCTTTGTTATGGGACGAAAATTTTGAGAAAAGGAGAGGGTAA
- a CDS encoding type II toxin-antitoxin system MqsA family antitoxin produces the protein MTRKKVAVDYWWKKELTIIENVPAWVCTQCGEEVFEGPVVEEMERVARAKKKKGTVVVPVKVFGDSPHEPLPAIG, from the coding sequence ATGACGAGAAAAAAAGTTGCGGTGGACTACTGGTGGAAGAAAGAACTGACTATTATCGAAAACGTTCCGGCATGGGTGTGTACCCAATGTGGAGAAGAGGTTTTTGAAGGCCCGGTTGTCGAAGAAATGGAAAGAGTTGCCCGGGCCAAAAAGAAGAAAGGAACCGTTGTTGTTCCCGTTAAAGTTTTTGGTGACAGTCCGCACGAACCTCTGCCGGCAATCGGCTAA
- a CDS encoding type II toxin-antitoxin system RelE/ParE family toxin, translating to MRRLFIEAEGFRKRVDALGGLALLADIQSEILKNPGTGKVVPGLAGVRKMRTADVSRGKGKRGGFRVLYLDLPGREKTYLLWIYGKNESEDISSDEKRVIKDLASYLKKEATI from the coding sequence ATGCGACGCCTCTTTATTGAAGCGGAGGGATTTCGGAAGAGAGTGGATGCGCTTGGCGGTTTGGCTTTGCTTGCCGATATCCAGAGCGAAATTCTCAAAAATCCGGGCACGGGAAAAGTCGTTCCCGGGCTGGCCGGAGTCCGTAAAATGAGAACGGCCGATGTTTCCCGCGGCAAGGGGAAAAGAGGAGGGTTTCGGGTGCTCTATTTGGATCTGCCGGGAAGAGAAAAAACATATTTGCTGTGGATATACGGCAAAAATGAGTCGGAGGATATTTCGTCCGATGAAAAGAGGGTCATCAAGGATCTTGCATCTTATCTTAAAAAGGAGGCGACCATATGA
- a CDS encoding transcriptional regulator produces MRKTKLGQALIRGLRDVIAYEKGKGELRTSHLEIPGPAPVWSKKAIAKIRKERFKVSQPVFAALLSVRPATIKAWEQGLKHPSGAASRLIQILSKQPDLLKGLGRH; encoded by the coding sequence ATGAGGAAAACCAAATTGGGACAGGCCCTGATTCGGGGGCTTCGGGATGTCATCGCTTATGAAAAGGGCAAAGGGGAGCTTCGAACGTCTCATTTGGAGATTCCCGGCCCAGCGCCTGTTTGGAGCAAAAAAGCCATCGCCAAAATCCGCAAGGAGCGTTTTAAGGTCAGTCAGCCGGTATTTGCAGCCTTGTTGAGCGTAAGGCCTGCCACAATCAAGGCGTGGGAACAGGGGCTCAAGCACCCATCCGGTGCGGCCAGTCGGTTGATTCAAATTCTTTCCAAACAACCCGATTTGCTTAAAGGGCTGGGACGCCACTAA
- a CDS encoding M23 family metallopeptidase — protein sequence MRLLVLVWVGVRPENSMRLDRRVDLRTSKEVSPAVSDDDGEITTEAALSQKGKGADFIWPVEGGVLTSRFGIRKGRSHDGIDISARRGTPVKASADGKVVYSGRLAGYGNLIVLKHDGNLFTAYAHAEKNRVKKGDKVRQGEVIATVGRTGHATGPHCHFEIRQKTEARNPLYFLPKTDAYAGN from the coding sequence ATGCGACTGTTGGTCCTTGTTTGGGTGGGGGTTCGTCCCGAGAACTCGATGCGTCTTGACCGCCGCGTCGATTTAAGAACATCCAAAGAGGTTTCCCCGGCTGTTTCCGACGATGACGGAGAAATAACAACCGAGGCGGCGCTTTCCCAAAAGGGAAAGGGGGCGGATTTTATCTGGCCGGTTGAGGGAGGGGTGTTGACCTCCCGTTTTGGGATTCGCAAGGGGCGTAGCCACGACGGCATCGACATTTCGGCCCGCAGAGGGACCCCCGTCAAGGCCTCGGCGGACGGAAAAGTGGTTTACTCGGGGCGATTGGCAGGCTACGGCAACCTGATTGTCTTGAAGCATGACGGGAATTTATTTACCGCCTATGCGCATGCCGAGAAAAACAGGGTCAAAAAAGGGGACAAGGTCAGGCAGGGGGAGGTGATCGCCACGGTCGGCCGGACAGGCCACGCCACCGGGCCGCATTGCCACTTCGAAATCCGCCAGAAAACGGAGGCCCGGAATCCGCTTTATTTTCTCCCAAAGACCGACGCCTACGCCGGCAACTGA
- a CDS encoding adenine phosphoribosyltransferase, translating into MEDLKKFIRDVPDFPRKGIVFKDITPLLKDPAAFRRVIRIFSDRFSNEKISRIVGIESRGFIFGSALSLEMGIGFVPVRKKGKLPWTKISEEYVLEYGKDLIEMHVDAVSAGERILVVDDLLATGGTCFAVCQMIEKQGAVVGALAFVVELDFLKGREKLTGRDIFSIIHF; encoded by the coding sequence ATGGAAGATCTAAAAAAGTTCATCCGTGATGTCCCCGATTTTCCCAGGAAAGGGATCGTCTTCAAGGATATCACGCCGCTTTTGAAAGATCCGGCGGCCTTCCGGCGGGTCATCCGGATATTTTCGGACCGCTTTTCAAACGAAAAAATCAGCCGCATCGTCGGCATCGAGTCGCGCGGGTTTATTTTCGGCTCTGCCTTGAGCCTGGAGATGGGAATCGGTTTTGTGCCGGTCCGAAAAAAGGGGAAACTCCCCTGGACGAAGATCTCCGAGGAGTATGTGCTGGAGTACGGAAAAGACCTGATTGAGATGCATGTGGACGCCGTTTCGGCCGGCGAGCGGATTCTGGTGGTGGACGATCTTTTGGCCACCGGCGGCACCTGTTTTGCTGTCTGCCAGATGATTGAAAAACAGGGGGCCGTTGTGGGGGCCCTTGCCTTCGTGGTGGAGCTTGATTTTTTGAAAGGGCGCGAAAAATTGACGGGCCGGGACATTTTTTCGATCATTCATTTTTAG